One Cupriavidus taiwanensis LMG 19424 DNA segment encodes these proteins:
- a CDS encoding phosphatase PAP2 family protein, with protein MSHWHLVSLFGESAYLLPCAVFLALWLYWRGAPGSARHWVVAFAAAALLVLASKLAFLGWGIGSAALNFTGFSGHAMMAASVLPVLLYLAVPAAWRRLGWLAAGAGVGLALLVGVSRLALHAHSVSEVAGGLAVGLCVSVPFILRRTTPHGPLAMVLTSVVLATALVMPMTGTVGASHALIQQLAMLLSGRDRTFQRGEWAMHWQAPAYAGRDARVCCRSC; from the coding sequence ATGAGCCACTGGCATCTCGTTTCCCTGTTCGGCGAATCCGCGTACCTGCTGCCTTGCGCCGTGTTCCTGGCGCTCTGGCTGTACTGGCGCGGCGCGCCCGGAAGCGCGCGCCACTGGGTGGTGGCGTTCGCCGCGGCAGCGCTGCTGGTGCTGGCATCCAAGCTGGCATTCCTGGGTTGGGGCATCGGCAGCGCGGCGCTGAACTTCACCGGGTTCTCCGGGCACGCGATGATGGCGGCGTCGGTGTTGCCGGTGCTGCTCTACCTGGCGGTGCCGGCCGCGTGGCGGCGGCTGGGCTGGCTCGCCGCGGGCGCGGGCGTGGGCCTGGCGCTGCTGGTGGGCGTGTCGCGGCTTGCGCTGCACGCGCACTCGGTGTCGGAGGTGGCGGGCGGCCTCGCTGTCGGCCTGTGCGTGAGCGTGCCGTTCATCCTGCGGCGCACCACGCCGCACGGACCGCTGGCGATGGTGCTGACCAGTGTGGTGCTGGCCACGGCGCTGGTGATGCCGATGACCGGCACCGTGGGCGCCTCGCACGCGCTGATCCAGCAACTTGCCATGCTGCTGTCGGGCCGCGACCGCACCTTCCAGCGCGGCGAATGGGCCATGCACTGGCAGGCGCCCGCCTACGCGGGGCGCGACGCACGGGTGTGTTGCCGCTCCTGCTGA
- a CDS encoding DUF1839 family protein, whose translation MYGDGRTRVRAGRSTWHGGNPVWSHANQHIDLWVELLQGWDLEPIAALPFTVAQDFEGDQFTLSAFPANDLERLYGIVTHELSMYDRLEAHVATQTARGNVVLLEVDSYQLPQPAGTYRRQHMRSCIGIDVLVPEAAAVGYFHGDGYHTASGEDYAAIFRPATVGYGEVAAFPHASVARRRFAALTDAALMRTSLELLRHHLSRRPQHNPISVFRMAFPSHLEHLMARGEPNFQVYAASVLRQLGVNFELLGRYLRWLVMHGHSLPDCIGEACYTMASEAMVMQFRLMRAVISRKSDPCQDCLDQLEQAYQGTVPALASHFGASVA comes from the coding sequence ATGTACGGCGACGGCAGGACCAGGGTTCGCGCAGGCCGCTCCACCTGGCACGGCGGCAATCCGGTCTGGTCCCATGCGAACCAGCATATCGACCTGTGGGTCGAGCTGCTGCAGGGATGGGACCTGGAGCCCATTGCCGCGCTGCCGTTCACCGTGGCCCAGGACTTCGAAGGCGACCAGTTCACGCTGTCCGCGTTCCCTGCCAACGACCTCGAGCGCCTGTACGGCATCGTCACGCACGAGCTGTCGATGTACGACCGGCTCGAGGCGCATGTGGCCACCCAGACCGCGCGCGGCAACGTGGTGCTGCTGGAAGTCGACAGCTACCAGCTGCCGCAGCCGGCCGGCACCTATCGCCGCCAGCATATGCGCTCGTGCATCGGCATTGACGTGCTGGTGCCCGAGGCGGCCGCCGTGGGCTATTTCCACGGCGACGGCTATCACACCGCCAGCGGCGAGGACTATGCCGCCATCTTCCGCCCGGCGACCGTCGGCTACGGCGAGGTGGCGGCCTTTCCGCATGCCTCGGTGGCGCGGCGGCGCTTTGCGGCGCTGACCGATGCCGCGCTGATGCGGACTTCGCTGGAGCTGCTGCGCCATCACCTGTCGCGCCGTCCGCAGCACAACCCGATCAGCGTGTTCCGCATGGCGTTCCCGAGCCATCTCGAGCACCTGATGGCGCGCGGCGAGCCCAATTTCCAGGTCTATGCGGCCAGCGTGCTGCGCCAGCTGGGCGTCAATTTCGAACTGCTCGGCCGCTACCTGCGCTGGCTGGTGATGCACGGGCACTCGCTGCCCGACTGCATCGGCGAGGCCTGCTACACCATGGCCTCCGAAGCCATGGTGATGCAGTTCCGGCTGATGCGCGCGGTGATCAGCCGCAAGTCCGATCCGTGCCAGGACTGCCTGGACCAGCTCGAGCAGGCCTACCAGGGCACGGTGCCGGCGCTGGCCTCGCACTTCGGCGCCAGCGTGGCCTGA
- a CDS encoding DUF1839 family protein, with protein sequence MERAVATTAATTATPASHRGGYACTRQSPCHLARPVQRWLHDDAAIWQESNCYMDLWIELLYGWGLDPRAALAFTVAQDYEGDHFTYFKYPQADLELLYGTVVQEMAIYDTLQAHLAEQVGRGHTVLVEVDSYYLPDTRATAYRQAHAKTTVAIDRIDAAAQRLSYYHSLGYHRAEDEDYRGLLRLTPALRDGNILFPYAECAKRVRTPLPDAAAADAAAALMRHHLGRRPALNPVTRWRADFDQHVAVILARGDAYFHHYGFNLPRQLGANFEMLHHCLAWFGEHGYDVPARVARAANSLASECKVVQFRLARAMARSRPDRCAESLDTMECAYETVIAGLLSSFGAADPARPAYA encoded by the coding sequence ATGGAGCGCGCGGTGGCAACGACGGCAGCAACCACGGCAACCCCGGCCAGCCACCGCGGCGGCTACGCCTGCACGCGGCAGTCGCCGTGCCACCTGGCCAGGCCGGTGCAGCGCTGGCTGCACGATGACGCCGCGATCTGGCAGGAGAGCAATTGCTACATGGACCTGTGGATCGAGCTGCTGTATGGCTGGGGCCTCGACCCGCGCGCGGCGCTGGCCTTCACCGTGGCGCAGGACTACGAGGGCGACCACTTCACCTACTTCAAGTATCCGCAGGCGGACCTCGAACTGCTGTACGGCACGGTGGTGCAGGAAATGGCAATCTACGACACGCTGCAGGCTCACCTGGCCGAACAGGTCGGGCGCGGCCACACCGTGCTGGTGGAGGTCGACAGCTACTACCTGCCCGATACGCGCGCCACCGCCTATCGCCAGGCGCATGCGAAGACCACCGTCGCGATCGACCGGATCGACGCCGCGGCGCAACGGCTGTCCTACTATCACAGCCTCGGCTACCACCGCGCCGAAGACGAGGACTACCGCGGACTGTTGCGCCTGACCCCCGCGCTGCGCGACGGCAACATCCTGTTCCCCTACGCCGAATGCGCCAAGCGCGTGCGCACCCCGCTGCCCGACGCGGCCGCGGCCGACGCGGCGGCGGCGCTGATGCGCCATCACCTGGGCCGCCGCCCGGCGCTGAACCCGGTCACGCGCTGGCGCGCCGACTTCGACCAGCACGTCGCGGTGATCCTGGCGCGCGGTGATGCCTACTTCCATCACTACGGCTTCAACCTGCCGCGCCAGCTGGGGGCGAACTTCGAGATGCTGCATCACTGCCTCGCTTGGTTCGGCGAGCATGGTTACGATGTGCCCGCGCGTGTCGCACGGGCGGCCAACAGCCTGGCTTCGGAATGCAAGGTGGTGCAGTTCCGCCTGGCGCGGGCCATGGCGCGCAGCCGTCCGGACCGCTGCGCCGAGTCCCTGGATACGATGGAGTGCGCTTATGAAACGGTCATCGCCGGCCTGCTGTCGTCGTTCGGCGCCGCCGACCCCGCGCGGCCGGCATACGCCTGA
- a CDS encoding Crp/Fnr family transcriptional regulator, with amino-acid sequence MITQRSDLHVNHLLNALPRQEWETLSRHFELVRLRAGELLTDTSQRIVHVYFPTTSVVSLLSLLEDGATVEFAAVGNEGLVGIPVVTGGDTMPSRVEVRSPGFAYRIPARALRAELSYLPTLQRVTLLYVQAVLTQIAQTAACNRHHSLNKQLCRWLLLARDRMNSNELVITQQVIANMLGVRREGVTEAAGKLENLGLIHHSRGHITILDHCGLEKHSCECYKLVKREYDRLLPALAHA; translated from the coding sequence ATGATCACGCAACGGTCGGACCTGCATGTCAATCATCTGCTCAATGCCCTGCCGCGGCAGGAATGGGAGACGCTGTCGCGCCACTTTGAACTGGTCCGGCTGCGTGCCGGCGAACTGCTGACGGATACCAGCCAGCGCATCGTGCATGTGTATTTCCCGACCACGTCGGTGGTGTCGCTGCTGTCGCTGCTCGAAGACGGCGCCACGGTCGAGTTTGCCGCGGTCGGCAATGAAGGCCTGGTCGGCATTCCGGTGGTGACCGGTGGCGATACCATGCCCAGCCGCGTCGAAGTGCGCAGCCCGGGCTTCGCCTACCGCATTCCCGCGCGCGCACTGCGTGCCGAGCTGTCCTACCTGCCCACCCTGCAGCGCGTCACGCTGCTGTATGTGCAGGCGGTGCTGACGCAGATCGCGCAGACCGCGGCTTGCAACCGCCACCATTCGCTGAACAAGCAACTGTGCCGCTGGCTGCTGCTGGCGCGCGACCGGATGAACTCCAACGAGCTGGTCATCACCCAGCAGGTCATCGCCAACATGCTGGGCGTACGCCGCGAAGGCGTCACCGAAGCGGCCGGCAAGCTGGAAAACCTGGGCCTGATCCACCACAGCCGCGGCCATATCACCATCCTCGACCATTGCGGGCTCGAGAAGCATTCGTGCGAATGCTACAAGCTGGTCAAGCGCGAGTACGACCGCTTGCTGCCGGCGCTGGCTCACGCGTGA
- a CDS encoding undecaprenyl-phosphate glucose phosphotransferase, translating into MASSSTFAAERHTALHLLYRLADAVLVGACAVVIGALYFPEGIRGAAPVHGFLAALCSIGVLAVFPAFGIYESWRGRSRAALVLRLLAAWTTVFIVGLMTAFLMHQIAAVSRVWSLGWFGSSLLALAGVRAVMFRMLGNVREQGINAKRVVIFGYGPLGREMYLRVDQIRAAGYRVVGIYHEEPIAVPDGVVSLRTMEEVNLFVRSQAVREIWLTLPMAACRDLYDVVRQFRNELIDIRWVPDVMSVELLGHRFSEFLGLPVIDLNSPPVSGITGLLKASFDRAFALAALVGLAPVLLVVAVLVKLSSPGPVLFRQRRLGMDGRPFDVFKFRTMRQHADVGVTQAVRGDARVTRVGAFLRRTSLDELPQFFNVLRGEMSVVGPRPHAMEHNELYKELIDRYMLRHRVKPGITGWAQINGLRGQTDTVEKMRRRIEFDIYYIQHWSFQLDLQIILRTALHGWTGASAY; encoded by the coding sequence ATGGCATCCAGTTCGACCTTTGCGGCAGAGCGCCACACGGCGCTGCACCTGTTGTACCGGCTGGCCGACGCGGTGCTGGTCGGCGCCTGCGCGGTAGTGATCGGTGCGCTGTACTTTCCGGAAGGGATCCGCGGTGCCGCGCCGGTGCACGGCTTTCTTGCCGCGCTGTGCTCGATCGGGGTGCTGGCGGTGTTCCCGGCCTTCGGCATCTATGAATCGTGGCGCGGCCGCAGCCGCGCTGCGCTGGTGCTGCGCCTGCTTGCCGCGTGGACCACGGTGTTCATCGTCGGCCTGATGACGGCGTTCCTGATGCACCAGATCGCCGCGGTGTCGCGGGTCTGGTCGCTGGGCTGGTTCGGCTCCAGCCTGCTGGCGCTGGCTGGGGTGCGCGCGGTCATGTTCCGCATGCTGGGCAATGTGCGCGAGCAGGGCATCAATGCCAAGCGCGTGGTGATCTTCGGCTACGGCCCGCTGGGGCGCGAGATGTACCTGCGCGTGGACCAGATCCGCGCCGCGGGCTACCGCGTGGTCGGCATCTACCATGAAGAGCCGATCGCGGTGCCCGATGGCGTGGTCTCGCTGCGCACCATGGAAGAGGTCAACCTGTTCGTGCGCAGCCAGGCCGTCAGGGAAATCTGGCTGACGCTGCCGATGGCGGCTTGCCGCGACCTGTACGACGTGGTGCGGCAGTTCCGCAATGAGCTGATCGACATTCGCTGGGTCCCCGACGTCATGTCGGTGGAGCTGCTGGGCCACCGCTTCAGCGAGTTCCTCGGCCTGCCCGTGATCGACCTGAACAGCCCGCCGGTGTCGGGCATCACTGGTCTGCTCAAGGCCAGCTTCGACCGCGCCTTCGCGCTGGCCGCGCTGGTTGGCCTGGCGCCGGTGCTGCTGGTCGTGGCGGTGCTGGTGAAGCTCTCGTCGCCCGGGCCGGTGCTGTTCCGCCAGCGGCGGCTGGGCATGGACGGACGCCCGTTCGACGTCTTCAAGTTCCGCACCATGCGCCAGCACGCCGACGTGGGCGTGACGCAGGCGGTACGCGGCGACGCGCGCGTGACACGGGTCGGCGCCTTCCTGCGCCGCACCAGCCTGGACGAGCTGCCCCAGTTCTTCAATGTGCTGCGCGGCGAGATGTCGGTGGTGGGCCCGCGCCCCCATGCGATGGAGCACAACGAGCTCTACAAGGAGCTGATCGACCGCTACATGCTGCGGCACCGGGTCAAGCCTGGCATCACCGGCTGGGCGCAGATCAACGGCCTGCGCGGGCAGACCGATACCGTCGAGAAGATGCGCCGGCGGATCGAGTTCGACATCTACTACATCCAGCACTGGTCGTTCCAGCTCGACCTGCAGATCATCCTGCGCACCGCGCTGCACGGCTGGACCGGCGCCAGTGCGTATTGA
- a CDS encoding amino acid--[acyl-carrier-protein] ligase — MDLHPLTDGTAQGGAAAEPGPATRGKPAPPASGPTFLEQLVAEGLMIPTGVPGLYGRSSTFESICEGMNNVMTHLGRGLGAETLHFPPAMGQADFEASGYMKSFPQLAGTVHSFCGDDKGHRRLLARLEDKGDWTDQQQPTGVVLTPAACYPVYPVIARRGPLPEDGKVIDVMSYCFRHESSLEPTRMQLFRQREYVCLGTPQRIAAFREQWLARVPELAAALQLPVEIDVASDPFFGRAGKLVAESQRELRLKFELLIPINDGAPPSACMSFNYHMDHFGNMWDLRTADGAVAHTGCVGIGVERMALALLRHHGLDPARWPQPVRDTLWGG; from the coding sequence ATGGACCTCCATCCCCTGACCGACGGTACCGCCCAGGGTGGTGCCGCGGCCGAGCCGGGCCCCGCCACGCGCGGCAAGCCGGCGCCCCCTGCATCCGGCCCCACGTTCCTCGAGCAGCTGGTGGCCGAGGGCCTGATGATCCCGACCGGCGTGCCCGGCCTGTATGGTCGCAGCTCCACCTTCGAATCGATCTGCGAAGGCATGAACAATGTCATGACGCACCTGGGGCGCGGCCTTGGCGCGGAAACGCTGCACTTCCCGCCGGCCATGGGCCAGGCGGACTTCGAGGCCAGCGGCTACATGAAGAGCTTTCCGCAGCTGGCGGGCACCGTCCACAGCTTCTGCGGCGATGACAAGGGGCACCGCCGCCTGCTGGCGCGCCTGGAAGACAAGGGTGACTGGACCGACCAGCAGCAGCCGACCGGCGTGGTGCTTACGCCGGCCGCGTGCTATCCGGTCTACCCCGTGATCGCGCGGCGCGGTCCGCTGCCGGAGGACGGCAAGGTGATCGACGTGATGTCGTACTGCTTTCGCCACGAGTCCTCGCTGGAGCCGACCCGCATGCAGCTGTTCCGCCAGCGCGAGTATGTCTGCCTGGGGACGCCGCAGCGGATCGCGGCGTTCCGCGAGCAGTGGCTCGCGCGCGTGCCGGAGCTGGCCGCGGCGCTGCAGCTGCCGGTGGAAATCGATGTCGCCAGCGATCCGTTCTTCGGACGCGCCGGCAAGCTCGTGGCCGAAAGCCAGCGCGAACTGAGGCTCAAGTTCGAGCTGCTGATCCCCATCAACGACGGCGCACCGCCTTCGGCGTGCATGAGCTTCAACTACCACATGGACCACTTCGGCAACATGTGGGATCTGCGCACCGCGGATGGCGCGGTGGCGCATACGGGCTGCGTCGGCATCGGCGTCGAGCGCATGGCGCTGGCGCTGCTGCGCCACCACGGGCTGGATCCGGCACGCTGGCCCCAGCCCGTGCGCGACACGCTGTGGGGAGGGTAA
- a CDS encoding phage integrase family protein encodes MIPAAPSVSLTRSEFAAVRAYVQGMPAAMVVPRYLADDTDDDDAGAESALRILLALRDRMVQLAHLHGRADLADLLLAGPGRSNRGMDRRVDALGELERLGTAAPQHQHSVELWFAPALARRLRNAGIVTLKSLLDLANQRGTAWWRTVPRIGALAGTAINRWLGEHRTVFKGADGAPLLQAHVGNRAPLQPAALSPGLRQPLPLEWLTEAPSAGTGGACPYSLGVTVVRAWLRDAAAGRGSTFAAYRKEAERLLLWAALERNKGLLQLDLDDRQAYLAFLASPEPASRWCGPRAPRHQAAWRPLTGALSPASQRHSLRVLAALFRWMHDNGYPCAARWPAPTGAERAMTPATAALPVRAPLPDDSLAAFLSWLAAQAEASDGQRYRAAHAAILLLRERGLRLDQLSSATLRSLASTGAVDGSTIESATPQRGVVGTRPGDTLAPATQSALARHWQDRQLQWDGPGMEDACLIGPATAPPTGRARRKRAAQPLAGYSVRGLHALLAATLERYRKRCDPAFAARSPRDLMA; translated from the coding sequence ATGATTCCTGCCGCGCCCTCTGTCAGCCTGACCCGAAGCGAGTTCGCCGCCGTGCGTGCCTATGTCCAGGGCATGCCCGCCGCCATGGTGGTCCCCCGCTACCTTGCGGACGACACGGACGACGACGACGCCGGGGCGGAGTCGGCGCTGCGCATCCTGCTGGCGTTGCGCGACCGCATGGTCCAGCTGGCGCACCTGCACGGGCGCGCCGACCTGGCCGACCTGTTGCTGGCCGGCCCGGGACGATCCAACCGGGGCATGGACCGCCGGGTCGATGCGCTCGGCGAACTGGAACGGCTTGGCACGGCGGCACCCCAGCACCAGCACAGTGTGGAATTATGGTTTGCGCCCGCCCTGGCGCGACGCCTGCGCAATGCGGGTATTGTGACGCTTAAGTCTCTATTGGATCTGGCGAACCAGCGCGGTACCGCCTGGTGGCGCACGGTGCCGCGCATCGGTGCGCTCGCCGGCACGGCCATCAACCGCTGGCTCGGCGAGCATCGCACGGTCTTCAAGGGCGCGGACGGCGCGCCGCTGCTGCAAGCGCACGTCGGCAACCGCGCGCCGCTGCAACCGGCTGCGCTCAGTCCGGGCCTGCGCCAGCCGTTGCCGCTCGAGTGGCTGACCGAGGCGCCGTCCGCCGGTACAGGCGGCGCCTGCCCGTACAGCCTTGGCGTGACGGTGGTCAGGGCGTGGCTGCGCGATGCGGCCGCCGGCCGGGGCAGCACCTTCGCCGCGTATCGCAAGGAGGCGGAGCGTTTGCTGCTGTGGGCGGCGCTCGAGCGCAACAAAGGGCTGTTGCAACTGGATCTGGACGACCGCCAGGCCTATCTGGCATTCCTGGCCAGCCCCGAACCCGCCAGCCGCTGGTGCGGGCCGCGCGCGCCGCGGCACCAGGCCGCGTGGCGGCCGCTGACCGGCGCGCTGAGCCCGGCCAGCCAGCGGCACAGCCTGCGCGTGCTGGCTGCCTTGTTCCGCTGGATGCACGATAACGGCTATCCGTGCGCGGCGCGCTGGCCGGCGCCGACAGGCGCGGAACGGGCCATGACGCCGGCAACGGCTGCACTGCCCGTTCGCGCGCCGCTGCCTGACGACAGCCTCGCCGCCTTCCTGTCATGGCTGGCGGCACAGGCCGAAGCCAGCGACGGTCAGCGCTACCGCGCCGCGCACGCCGCCATCCTGCTGTTGCGCGAGCGAGGACTCCGCCTGGACCAGCTGTCATCGGCGACGTTGCGATCGCTGGCATCAACTGGCGCCGTCGATGGCAGCACCATCGAATCCGCTACGCCCCAGCGTGGCGTGGTCGGGACCCGCCCCGGGGACACCCTCGCGCCCGCGACGCAGTCCGCACTGGCGCGCCACTGGCAAGACCGCCAGCTGCAATGGGACGGGCCCGGCATGGAAGACGCCTGCCTGATCGGCCCGGCGACGGCGCCGCCCACCGGGCGCGCCCGCCGCAAGCGCGCGGCACAGCCTCTCGCCGGCTATTCGGTGCGCGGCCTGCACGCCTTGCTTGCCGCCACGCTGGAGCGCTACCGCAAGCGCTGTGATCC
- a CDS encoding response regulator transcription factor: MATILLIEPHPLLRLGLRHLLAQANLEGDLLDIDPLAPIDADLWLNDADLMVFGLPADPASGWSMLEQVCQRLRPQRVLVLSEQAMPALPEGGLPEPVRGCVPKHCSADALDAAVRLVLAGGECFPAWNQPVPGRLAGTDAAPARALAPAPAGDARVVALRPVDDASHDSAAPVVQRQFAAHATAYETPSAGAHLLNITERQYEVLALLARGYPIKTVSRMLNISIATAKTHACTLYQRLHVRNKGEAVYVALQKGATLNWAGPDPAAPPARVPAPVGQAA, encoded by the coding sequence ATGGCCACCATCCTCTTGATTGAGCCTCATCCCCTCCTGCGCTTGGGACTGCGCCACCTGCTGGCCCAGGCAAACCTCGAGGGCGACCTGCTAGACATCGATCCCCTGGCGCCCATCGACGCCGACCTCTGGCTCAACGATGCAGACCTGATGGTCTTCGGACTGCCGGCCGACCCGGCCAGCGGCTGGTCCATGCTCGAGCAGGTGTGTCAGCGGCTGCGACCACAGCGGGTGCTGGTCCTCAGCGAGCAGGCGATGCCGGCGCTGCCGGAGGGCGGACTGCCCGAGCCGGTGCGTGGCTGCGTGCCGAAGCACTGCAGCGCGGATGCGTTGGATGCGGCGGTGCGGCTGGTGCTGGCCGGCGGCGAGTGCTTCCCGGCGTGGAACCAGCCGGTGCCGGGCCGGCTGGCCGGCACGGATGCGGCACCGGCGCGTGCGCTGGCGCCCGCGCCGGCGGGCGATGCCCGGGTGGTGGCGCTGCGCCCCGTGGACGATGCCAGCCACGACAGCGCGGCGCCGGTGGTGCAACGCCAGTTCGCTGCACACGCCACCGCGTATGAAACGCCATCGGCCGGCGCACACCTGCTGAACATCACCGAGCGCCAGTACGAGGTGCTGGCATTGCTGGCGCGGGGCTATCCGATCAAGACCGTCAGCCGCATGCTGAATATCTCGATCGCCACCGCGAAGACGCATGCCTGCACGCTGTATCAGCGTCTGCACGTGCGCAACAAGGGTGAAGCGGTCTACGTGGCCCTGCAAAAGGGCGCCACGCTCAACTGGGCGGGTCCGGACCCGGCTGCGCCGCCGGCGCGTGTGCCGGCGCCCGTGGGCCAGGCAGCCTGA
- a CDS encoding acyl carrier protein, with amino-acid sequence MKATIRSILGEVARLDVPLADLADSDDLYAAGLSSLATVHVMLALENAFDIEIPDQMLTRQLFRSIDSLAAAVEQIRQQQEAA; translated from the coding sequence ATGAAAGCAACCATCCGCAGCATCCTGGGCGAAGTTGCCCGGCTCGATGTGCCGCTCGCCGATCTGGCAGACAGCGATGACCTGTATGCCGCCGGCCTGTCGTCGCTGGCCACCGTGCACGTGATGCTCGCGCTCGAGAACGCTTTCGACATCGAGATCCCGGACCAGATGCTGACGCGCCAGCTGTTCCGCAGCATCGATTCCCTGGCCGCCGCGGTCGAGCAGATCCGGCAGCAGCAGGAGGCGGCATGA
- a CDS encoding response regulator transcription factor: MPTYLIASNEMMCRVLARRLHALDLPRPITWRTPQWLQIPARAPQSAGPAQAARHDPRAVSGHASARAAASPPDPADMAVIDCSGLDGDPRAWLDQLHARLAPRRWLVLSDRLDPALILHAALLGASGCLALPAAADLVCAATALVWAGGQCFPRMALSLGEARVPAPSLLCATRPTTTG; this comes from the coding sequence ATGCCGACCTACCTGATCGCGAGCAATGAAATGATGTGCCGGGTCCTCGCACGGCGACTGCATGCGCTGGACCTGCCCAGGCCGATTACCTGGCGCACGCCGCAATGGCTGCAGATTCCGGCGCGCGCGCCGCAGTCTGCTGGGCCGGCGCAGGCCGCAAGGCACGACCCTCGCGCTGTCTCGGGCCACGCGTCAGCGCGCGCCGCCGCGTCGCCGCCGGATCCCGCGGACATGGCCGTCATCGATTGCAGCGGCCTGGACGGCGATCCGCGCGCATGGCTGGACCAACTGCACGCGCGCCTGGCGCCGCGGCGCTGGCTGGTGTTGTCGGATCGCCTCGATCCCGCGTTGATCCTGCATGCCGCGCTGCTCGGCGCCAGCGGCTGCCTGGCCTTGCCCGCGGCGGCGGACCTGGTCTGCGCGGCCACCGCGCTGGTGTGGGCAGGCGGCCAGTGTTTTCCGCGCATGGCGCTGTCGCTCGGCGAGGCGCGTGTGCCCGCGCCCTCCCTCCTTTGTGCGACCCGTCCTACAACCACCGGATGA
- a CDS encoding mannose-1-phosphate guanylyltransferase/mannose-6-phosphate isomerase, which produces MRIRTREENQTPPPVNGEIHAALQELGEPAVHRAALPVVQPVILAGGAGTRLWPLSREQFPKQLLNLIAEDTLLEATANRLAGVAALAGRPDGMEAAQIVVCGEEHRFMITDMMKRAGKPARVLSEPCGRNTAPALTVAALHALAAAGEGGDAVLVVTPADHSVADVAAFREAIATAIHHADHGAIVTLGVKPVAPETGFGYIRAAGGADHGAFMLDRFVEKPHLELAKHYVESGEFWWNSGIFVVRASVWLRAVAELQPEMARQCRAAYAASERAACAGEVLCLGKEAFHDCPSDSIDYAVMEKLETLPDVAGMLVPLDAGWSDVGSWAAIWDIAPKDASGNAGRGRVLFDGASSCLAHSEGRLIACVGVQDVVVVETADAVLVVDKAHVQDVKNIVQRIRSEHGNEVVNHRKVRRPWGCFDSIDHGDRFQVKRIVVEPGASLSLQMHYHRAEHWVVVRGTARVTCGDNISILSENQSTYIPIGTLHRLENPGKTPLEIIEVQSGAYLGEDDIVRFEDNYGRK; this is translated from the coding sequence ATGCGAATTCGGACCCGGGAAGAGAACCAGACGCCGCCGCCAGTCAACGGCGAAATCCATGCTGCCCTGCAGGAGCTGGGCGAACCGGCGGTGCATCGCGCCGCGTTGCCGGTGGTGCAGCCCGTGATCCTTGCCGGCGGCGCCGGTACGCGCCTGTGGCCGCTGTCGCGCGAGCAGTTCCCCAAGCAGCTGCTGAACCTGATTGCCGAAGACACGCTGCTGGAAGCCACGGCCAACCGCCTTGCCGGCGTGGCCGCCCTGGCGGGCCGCCCCGATGGCATGGAAGCGGCGCAGATCGTGGTCTGCGGTGAAGAGCACCGCTTCATGATCACCGACATGATGAAGCGCGCAGGCAAGCCGGCCCGCGTGCTGTCCGAGCCGTGCGGGCGCAATACCGCGCCGGCGCTGACGGTGGCCGCGCTGCATGCGCTGGCCGCCGCGGGCGAGGGCGGCGATGCCGTGCTGGTCGTCACGCCGGCCGACCACAGCGTGGCCGATGTCGCGGCTTTCCGCGAGGCCATCGCTACGGCGATCCACCATGCCGACCACGGTGCCATCGTCACGCTGGGCGTGAAGCCGGTGGCGCCGGAAACGGGTTTTGGCTACATCCGCGCGGCCGGCGGTGCCGACCATGGCGCTTTCATGCTGGACCGTTTCGTCGAGAAGCCGCACCTGGAGCTGGCCAAGCACTATGTGGAGTCCGGCGAGTTCTGGTGGAACAGCGGCATCTTCGTGGTGCGGGCGTCGGTATGGCTGCGCGCGGTGGCCGAGCTGCAGCCGGAGATGGCGCGGCAATGCCGTGCCGCCTATGCGGCGAGCGAACGCGCCGCCTGCGCTGGCGAAGTGCTGTGCCTGGGCAAGGAAGCGTTCCACGACTGCCCGTCCGACTCGATCGACTACGCGGTCATGGAGAAGCTCGAGACCCTGCCTGACGTCGCCGGCATGCTGGTGCCGCTGGATGCGGGCTGGTCCGACGTGGGCTCATGGGCGGCGATCTGGGATATCGCGCCGAAGGACGCCAGCGGCAATGCCGGGCGCGGGCGCGTGCTGTTCGACGGTGCCAGCTCGTGCCTGGCGCATTCCGAAGGCCGGCTGATCGCGTGCGTCGGCGTGCAGGACGTGGTGGTGGTGGAAACCGCCGATGCGGTGCTGGTGGTGGACAAGGCCCACGTGCAGGACGTGAAGAACATCGTGCAGCGCATCCGCTCCGAGCATGGCAATGAAGTGGTGAACCATCGCAAGGTGCGCCGGCCCTGGGGCTGCTTTGACTCGATCGACCATGGCGACCGCTTCCAGGTCAAGCGCATCGTGGTCGAGCCTGGCGCCAGCCTGTCGTTGCAGATGCACTACCACCGTGCCGAGCACTGGGTGGTGGTGCGCGGCACCGCGCGCGTGACCTGCGGCGACAACATCAGCATTCTTTCGGAAAACCAGTCGACCTATATCCCCATCGGCACCTTGCACCGGCTGGAGAACCCGGGCAAGACGCCGCTGGAGATCATCGAGGTGCAGTCGGGCGCTTATCTGGGCGAAGACGACATCGTGAGGTTCGAAGACAACTACGGGCGCAAATAA